The sequence CCCAAAGCCAGCGCCAGCGCTGGCACACCGCACCAAAGCAAAATTTCCACGAGATCACCCAGAGTATTCTCATCCGATTCGTCGCCTGCATTGGCTTTTTGCGTAACGGCGGGCCGTAACCCGTCACGCTGCGGTTCCAGCACATATTCGTTATAACTCAACAGCCCCATGGCGAGCAGGGCTACGAGGAGCACGACGGAAAACCATAATGTCAAACGGGTGCGAATTTTCATGGGATATCATGGACCCGGTAACCCAGCCCGCGCACGGTATGCAGTAATTTTGGCTCATGCCCGGCGTCAATTTTTTCCCGCAGCCGCATGATATTCACATCCACCAGGTTGCTGCCGGGATCAAAATCATAGTCCCAGACCTTTTCCAGAATTGCCATCCGGCTGCAGATTCGCCCGGCGGAGCGCATCAGGAATTCCAACAGACGATACTCCCTGGCGGTCAGTTCGATCTGCGCCATGCCGCGCCGCACCTCCCGTGTGACGGTGTTCAACGTCAAATCTGCGACCCGTAAAATGGCCGGTTTTGATTCTCCACCACGCCGCCCGAGTGCTCGCACCCGTGCCACCAGTTCGGCAATGACAAATGGCTTGGCCAGATAATCATCCGCCCCGGCATTCAAACCTGCCACCCGTTCATTCACTTCGCCGCGCGCGGATAGCATCAGGACCGGTATGCCCACGTGCTGCTCCCGCAGTTGTCGCAAAATGCTCAAGCCATCCCGCCCCGGCAGCATGATGTCCAAAACCAAAGCGTCAAAGGGCGTGGTCCGCGCCGCCAGCAGACCGGTTTCGCCGTCGTGACAGACATCCACGGCGAATTCTTCCGCCTGCAACGCCTTGCGGATGAAGGCAGCGGTTTTTTTATCATCTTCGATGACCAGCACGCGCATGGGACGAGATTAAAACCTTGCGGGGCGCAAGGCGAGCTTTCTTGTCTGCCTCCGCGATCTACTTGCTGCGGTCAGCATTGACCAGACGTTTGGCCATTTCGGACAGGTCTTTATAGGCTTCGGCAAAGGCGTCGGCATTCACCTTGTCCATGGCATCTTGGGCCACTGTTTCAATAAGGACCAACCGACTCACAATGAGCGGTAAATCGTCAAGGTTGGGATTTTCTGGATCGGAGATGCCGTCCTCGTTCAAGTCCTCGATCAAATCCTTCCGTTCATTAGCCGGCAAGCTTGCGTCATTGATGGCTTCATACCAATACTGTTCCGCTGCTGCATCGGTCCCAACAAACGCCAGCGCGGTCCGGGCCATTGGGTCTTTGATTGGTTCTTTGACCGGACGGGTCCCCTGCCCGGCTGAGGTTCCAGGCTTCGGCGCGGACTGGCTTGCCTTCGCAACCTTGGTTGGCATGATTGGGTTGTTAGCTGGAAGAGCGGAATCGGGCAATGGAACAACGTCTGCTGCCGACGCAGGCGCTGAAACCTGTGCTGCCGCTGGTTTAGGCGCCGCCGGGCGGATGGACGAAAACCCCTTATCCGCTTCGGCTTTTGGCCAGATCATGAACGTCCCCGCCACACCGCATATCACCGCCGTCACAACCGTCACTCGCACAAATGCATTCATAGGAATATCCTTGAGGGGAGATCAGTAAATTTCGATCCAAAAACGCGTACCTTTATTTTTTCTCCTTTTCGTCCTTTTCCTTCTCTTTGGCTTGCGCTTCCGGTGTTTCCTTTTCCACGGAAACCACTTCGCCAGTCATGGCATCCACCAATACTTCGGTGATGTCCTTTGTGCCAGGGGTGGCAATATCAAACGACCAGACGAGCTTTCCCTTTTCCTTTTCGATTTCGCTTTCCTTGATCGTCCCGCCGGGTGCTTTGCCCAAGGCAATCTTTTCGGCATCGGCCCTGGTAACTTTTGCCTGGGCGGTCAGTTCAGCCTGACTTTGCTTGGCAGTGGCACACGCACTCAAGAAACAGGCGCATACTCCCGCACATAACACGGAAACAATAATAATGTTTTTTATTTTCATATTTTTTTCCGGGTACTGCCCGGTCACGAATAGTCCAGCCGATCACCATGACAGGCTGATGACAGCACCATGACAATCATGTCATGTAATTTCAGCCATTCAATTTCAGTTCGACATAAAGACGCCGACACGGCAGCATAACTCCATGCAACAGCGTTTTCTGGGCATTGAAATTGGCGGGACGAAACTGCAAATCGTGGTAGGCGATTCGCAGGCGGCCATCCTGGCGCGGCATCGTTATCAGGTGGCGTTGGCCAAAGGCGGCAACGGCATCCGTGCCCAAATCCGCAAGGCCCTGCCGGGGTTGTTGAAAGCGCATTCGCCGCTCGCCATCGGCGTGGGATTCGGCGGACCGGTGGATTGGCGGAGCGGGCGGATTTGCTGTTCGCATCAGGTGGCCGGTTGGGCGGAGTTTGAATTGGGAGCGTGGTTGCAGTCACTGGCAAAGGTGCCGGTGCGGGTGGAGAACGACTCGAACCTGGCGACGCTGGGCGAGGCCACCCTCGGCAGTGGCAAGAGCTTTAACCCGGTGTTTTACACCAATGCCGGCAGCGGCGTGGGAGGCGGATTGGTCGTCAGCGGGCAGATTTACCACGGGGCCACGCCAGGTGAGGCGGAACTCGGGCATGTGCGGTTAAACAAGCGCGGAACGATTGTGGAACAGCGCTGTTCGGGTTGGGCGGTGGACCGGCGCATCCGGGAGTTGAAAACGCGCCGGGTGAAGAGTTCGCTTTGTGATTGGATCGGCGAACAACCGGGCGGCGAGGCTCGCCATTTGGCGCGTGCCTTGGACAGCGGGGAT is a genomic window of Verrucomicrobiota bacterium containing:
- a CDS encoding ROK family protein translates to MQQRFLGIEIGGTKLQIVVGDSQAAILARHRYQVALAKGGNGIRAQIRKALPGLLKAHSPLAIGVGFGGPVDWRSGRICCSHQVAGWAEFELGAWLQSLAKVPVRVENDSNLATLGEATLGSGKSFNPVFYTNAGSGVGGGLVVSGQIYHGATPGEAELGHVRLNKRGTIVEQRCSGWAVDRRIRELKTRRVKSSLCDWIGEQPGGEARHLARALDSGDKAAQKILRATADDWAFALSHVVHLIHPQVIILGGGLSLIGEPLRAAVALALPRYVMAAFQPPPPIKLAGLGEDSVPVGALVLAATTELCCQGRNNTL
- a CDS encoding response regulator transcription factor, whose translation is MRVLVIEDDKKTAAFIRKALQAEEFAVDVCHDGETGLLAARTTPFDALVLDIMLPGRDGLSILRQLREQHVGIPVLMLSARGEVNERVAGLNAGADDYLAKPFVIAELVARVRALGRRGGESKPAILRVADLTLNTVTREVRRGMAQIELTAREYRLLEFLMRSAGRICSRMAILEKVWDYDFDPGSNLVDVNIMRLREKIDAGHEPKLLHTVRGLGYRVHDIP
- a CDS encoding PepSY domain-containing protein, with amino-acid sequence MKIKNIIIVSVLCAGVCACFLSACATAKQSQAELTAQAKVTRADAEKIALGKAPGGTIKESEIEKEKGKLVWSFDIATPGTKDITEVLVDAMTGEVVSVEKETPEAQAKEKEKDEKEKK